In the Kribbella sp. NBC_00482 genome, one interval contains:
- a CDS encoding DUF262 domain-containing protein, with protein sequence MSRLVVSRQTMKVSQLLRSLQTLLLDPGYQREGGIWTRDRQQLFIDSILNGFDIPPIYLHRLQPPEFRDDVASTFAVVDGRQRLEALMDFADNKYPLAPDFVLLEEVEDAQLALSEELAPPPSRYAEKRLEDLKYMSPVLAYRFLDYGMSVSVIETDDATLIEELFFRLNEGVPLTPAEKRSRGALLRELMQSLVHEEDLLRIARFGSRRRVHEDLLLRILFLVNERATIDHVPDMRKRALDDFAASLRPPLGQKWNTAQEAEARDRLERLLQEVLPALRALASIFEPSDPLLSTVNVFMVYYLVVKQLIDEGHQSPTRETFVRFTEELHSLRGAQEDELTPDQLDALEFAQPVQGSTTGSYLVKRASVLYRYMRGDLRLNS encoded by the coding sequence ATGAGCCGCCTTGTCGTAAGCCGTCAGACGATGAAGGTCTCTCAGCTGTTGCGGTCACTGCAGACACTTTTGCTCGACCCAGGCTATCAGCGCGAGGGAGGGATCTGGACGAGAGATCGCCAGCAGTTGTTCATCGACAGCATCTTGAACGGTTTTGACATTCCGCCTATCTACCTTCACCGGCTCCAACCCCCTGAATTCCGCGACGATGTGGCCTCAACATTCGCTGTCGTTGATGGTCGCCAGCGGCTAGAAGCTTTGATGGACTTCGCCGACAATAAGTATCCACTTGCACCCGACTTTGTTCTTCTCGAGGAAGTCGAGGACGCACAGCTTGCTTTGTCTGAAGAACTTGCGCCGCCGCCATCGAGATACGCCGAAAAGCGGTTAGAAGATCTCAAATATATGAGTCCTGTGCTCGCATATCGGTTCCTTGATTATGGGATGTCAGTCTCCGTAATTGAGACCGACGACGCCACTCTCATAGAAGAGCTGTTCTTCCGACTCAACGAAGGAGTACCCCTAACTCCAGCCGAAAAGCGGAGTCGCGGCGCCCTTCTGAGAGAATTGATGCAATCGCTGGTTCATGAGGAGGATCTCCTTCGAATCGCTCGGTTCGGAAGTCGTCGGCGAGTGCACGAAGATTTACTGTTGCGAATTCTATTTCTCGTGAATGAGCGCGCTACGATTGACCACGTTCCCGATATGAGAAAAAGAGCTCTCGACGACTTTGCCGCCTCGCTTCGCCCACCGTTGGGCCAAAAATGGAACACAGCGCAGGAAGCAGAGGCTCGTGATCGACTCGAGCGGCTCTTGCAGGAAGTACTCCCGGCGCTTAGAGCTCTCGCCAGCATCTTTGAACCAAGTGACCCACTTCTGTCGACGGTCAACGTCTTCATGGTCTACTACTTGGTCGTCAAGCAACTCATCGACGAAGGTCATCAATCACCAACTCGCGAGACGTTCGTGCGGTTCACGGAGGAACTACATTCACTGCGGGGCGCCCAGGAAGACGAGCTAACACCTGATCAACTAGATGCCTTGGAATTCGCTCAGCCGGTTCAGGGTTCGACCAC
- a CDS encoding FRG domain-containing protein gives MGGFRRAVRTWTRLALPERGCVLEPLHRISSVAEYASALRSLGASGLQRPFWFRGHRDDSYRLSASALRSTKLAGNEGVMLKRFMQDARSFLVDAPSNDWEWLFLAQHHNVPTRLLDWSENALVSLYFACETADTPLEGTTPPDGDVWVLLPTALNNAMNSWTGQHPEDLPMFGVDSTLEKYHPLPRTAIPGQEPRNPIAALASRSFTRIANQWGTFTITDQMTALEDNPAADSFLRRLAVDSTAKADILDELRSLGIEERIIYPDLHRLGQRVKEIFQ, from the coding sequence ATGGGAGGCTTTAGGCGGGCGGTCCGCACATGGACTAGGTTGGCATTACCGGAAAGGGGCTGCGTCTTGGAACCACTACATCGGATCTCTTCTGTGGCGGAATATGCGAGCGCATTGAGAAGTCTCGGCGCTTCTGGACTCCAGCGCCCGTTCTGGTTCCGAGGTCACCGAGATGACAGCTATCGACTGTCAGCGTCTGCCTTGAGGTCCACGAAACTCGCAGGGAACGAAGGCGTCATGCTCAAGCGGTTCATGCAGGATGCCCGAAGCTTTCTCGTCGATGCGCCATCCAACGACTGGGAGTGGCTCTTCCTCGCGCAACATCACAACGTCCCAACTCGGCTCCTGGATTGGAGTGAGAATGCACTTGTGTCGTTGTACTTCGCCTGTGAGACCGCCGACACACCGCTCGAAGGCACCACACCTCCCGATGGCGACGTATGGGTCCTCTTGCCCACTGCTTTGAACAATGCGATGAACAGTTGGACGGGTCAACACCCCGAAGATTTGCCGATGTTTGGGGTGGATTCTACGCTTGAAAAGTACCACCCCCTACCGAGGACTGCAATCCCCGGCCAAGAGCCGCGGAATCCCATCGCGGCGCTTGCATCGCGCAGTTTCACCCGTATCGCTAATCAGTGGGGAACATTCACCATCACCGACCAGATGACGGCGCTCGAGGACAATCCTGCCGCCGACTCCTTTTTGCGCCGACTGGCGGTCGACAGCACCGCCAAGGCGGACATCCTCGATGAACTGCGTAGCCTGGGAATAGAAGAACGCATCATCTACCCCGACCTTCATCGGCTCGGACAGAGGGTGAAGGAGATTTTCCAATGA